A genomic region of Amphiura filiformis chromosome 6, Afil_fr2py, whole genome shotgun sequence contains the following coding sequences:
- the LOC140154152 gene encoding uncharacterized protein has product MQDMNGLACLYTNADSLLNKRSELMAVISSAKPDIVAVTEIYPKVEVKIDKAELEIDGYDCFISGLTGRGVCIYLSKSLNAKLVEDLTISDFEENVWCEVRLQGEDRLLIGCVYRSPNSTDINNKKLWDLINDVCGRTFSHLLVVGDFNHPEIDWESWTSSAGDNHESSLFLDCLQDNYLHQITNFDTRYRIGQRSSLLDLVITNDDTLISNLTSGSPLGKSDHVTLFFTMDCSIEADQTDKERFLYNKGAYDSLRKDLSNIVWDEELCNLDVNESWIFFENKLKNAMDNHIPKTKPNRCEKEQKKFKPLWMCKDTMQKVKKKYNAWKRYTRTKDYQHYVDYTHARNEATKVVRKAKRLYESKLAKETKDNPKAFWKYI; this is encoded by the exons ATGCAAGATATGAATGGACTTGCTTGTTTGTATACAAATGCAGATAGTCTTCTCAACAAGAGAAGCGAACTGATGGCAGTAATCTCTTCTGCCAAGCCTGACATAGTTGCAGTCACTGAGATATACCCCAAAGTAGAGGTGAAGATTGATAAAGCAGAGCTAGAAATAGATGGGTATGATTGTTTCATCTCAGGACTTACAGGAAGAGGAGTATGCATTTATTTAAGCAAGAGTTTAAATGCAAAGCTAGTTGAAGATTTGACGATTTCAGATTTTGAGGAAAATGTGTGGTGTGAAGTTAGACTGCAAGGTGAAGATAGACTTCTTATTGGATGTGTGTACAGAAGCCCAAACTCTACTGACataaataataagaaattatGGGATCTCATCAATGATGTATGTGGAAGGACATTTTCCCACCTACTTGTTGTTGGTGATTTCAACCACCCAGAAATTGATTGGGAGTCTTGGACTTCAAGTGCAGGAGACAACCATGAAAGCTCTCTGTTTCTAGATTGCCTGCAGGATAATTACCTCCACCAGATAACCAATTTTGACACTAGATACCGCATAGGACAAAGGAGCAGCCTATTGGATCTAGTTATTACCAATGACGACACGCTGATAAGTAATTTAACCAGCGGCAGCCCACTTGGAAAGAGTGACCATGTCACCCTATTTTTCACGATGGATTGCTCTATTGAAGCTGACCAAACAGATAAAGAAAGATTTTTATATAACAAAGGTGCATATGATTCACTGAGAAAGGATCTAAGCAATATTGTCTGGGACGAAGAATTATGCAACCTTGATGTTAACGAATCGTGGATATTCTTTGAGAATAAACTTAAGAATGCAATGGATAATCACATTCCTAAGACCAAACCTAACAGATGTGAGAAAGAGCAGAAGAAGTTCAAGCCACTATGGATGTGCAAAGATACTATGCAGAAGGTTAAgaaaaaatacaatgcctggaaGCGCTATACCAGAACAAAGGACTACCAGCACTATGTGGATTACACTCATGCAAGAAATGAGGCGACCAAAGTTGTAAGGAAAGCCAAGAGATTGTACGAAAGCAAGCTTGCAAAGGAAACCAAGGATAACCCCAAagcattttggaaatat ATTTAA